One segment of Pelecanus crispus isolate bPelCri1 chromosome 2, bPelCri1.pri, whole genome shotgun sequence DNA contains the following:
- the PIK3R4 gene encoding phosphoinositide 3-kinase regulatory subunit 4, whose amino-acid sequence MGNQLAGIAPSQILSVDSYFSDIHDFEYDKSLGSTRFFKVARAKHREGLVVVKVFAIQDPTLPLTSYKQELEELKIRLHSAQNCLPFQKATLSEKAAMLFRQYVRDNLYDRISTRPFLNNIEKRWIAFQILTAVDQAHKSGVRHGDIKTENIMVTSWNWVLLTDFASFKPTYLPEDNPADFNYFFDTSRRRTCYIAPERFVDGSMFATELENMRDPSTPLVDLASSNQRTRGELKRAMDIFSAGCVIAELFTEGVPLFDLSQLLAYRNGLFSPDQVLNKIEDCSIRELVTQMVHREPDKRLAAEDYLKQQRNNAFPEIFYTFLQPYMAQFAKETFVSADERILVIRKDLDNIIHNLCGHDRTEKAEGETKENGLVILVSVITSCLQTLKYCDSKLAALELILHLAPRLSVEILLDRITPYLLHFSNDSVPRVRAESVRTLTKVLALVKEVPRNDINIYPEYILPGIAHLAQDEATIVRLAYAENIALLAETALRFLELVQLKNLNMENEPNGEEMDETSHPSDNYDTELQALHEMVQQKVVTLLSDPENIVKQTLMENGITRLCVFFGRQKANDVLLSHMITFLNDKNDWHLRGAFFDSIVGVAAYVGWQSSSILKPLLQQGLSDAEEFVIYKALNALTCMCQLGLLQKPHIYEFACDIAPFLCHPNLWIRYGAVGFITVVAQYLNIADVYCKLMPYLHPFITQPIIQIDKEIVLLSVLKDPVSRSIFDYVLRSKDITNLFRHLQMRQKKRNGALPDCPPPEDPAIAQLLKKLLSQGMTEEEEDKLLALKDFMLKSNKAKANIVDQSHLHDSSQKGVIDLSALGITGRQVDLVKTKQEPDDKRARKHVKQDSNVNEEWKSMFGSLEPTNISQPIPKGHGQTTDPEAIQAGKPLRSESSAGICATLSSSPQASDGTIVQPRKPTIQVLSSTASPSAHQLRITTCKTELQQLIQQKREQCNAERLAKQMMENAEWESKPPPPGWRPKGLLVAHLHEHKSAVNRIRVSDEHSIFATCSNDGTVKIWNSQKMEGKTTTTRSILTYSRIGGHVKTLTFCQGSHYLAIASDNGAIQLLGIEASKLPKSPKIHPIQSRSLDLKDDGCVVDMHHFNSGAQSVLAYGTVNGSLVGWDLRSSSNAWTLKHDLKLGLITSFAVDIHQCWLCIGTSNGTMACWDMRFQLPISSHSHPSKARIRRLLMHPVYQSWVIAAVQGNNEVSMWDMETGDRRFTLWASSAPPLSELQPSPHSIHGIYCSPASGNPILLTAGSDMKIRFWDLAYPERSYVVAGSSNCPSVSYYRKIIEGTEVVQEIQNKQKLGPTDETPRKGPESLPVGHHDIITDIATFQTTQGFIVTASRDGIVKVWK is encoded by the exons ATGGGGAACCAGCTGGCTGGCATCGCCCCCTCGCAGATCCTCTCGGTGGACAGCTACTTCTCGGACATCCACGACTTCGAATACGACAAGAGCCTGGGGAGCACCCGCTTCTTCAAGGTCGCCCGAGCCAAGCACCGGGAGGGGCTGGTGGTCGTGAAGGTGTTTGCCATTCAGGATCCGACCTTACCCCTGACGAGCTACAaacaggagctggaggagctgaagATAAGGTTACACTCGGCACAGAACTGCCTTCCCTTCCAGAAAGCCACCCTGTCCGAGAAGGCCGCGATGCTTTTCAGACAGTACGTACGGGACAACCTTTATGATCGAATTAGCACCAGGCCGTTCCTGAACAACATTGAAAAAAGGTGGATCGCTTTCCAGATCCTTACTGCGGTGGACCAGGCGCACAAATCTGGAGTCCGCCATGGGgacattaaaacagaaaacatcatgGTGACCAGCTGGAACTGGGTTCTTCTAACTGACTTTGCCAGTTTTAAACCAACTTATCTTCCTGAAGACAATCCCGCCGACTTCAATTATTTCTTTGACACGTCACGGAGGAGAACGTGTTACATTGCTCCCGAGCGTTTTGTTGATGGCAGTATGTTTGCTACGGAGTTGGAAAACATGCGGGACCCTTCAACTCCTTTGGTAGACTTGGCAAGCAGCAATCAGCGAACAAGAGGGGAGTTAAAACGTGCAATGGATATCTTTTCCGCAG gCTGTGTTATAGCAGAGCTCTTCACAGAAGGCGTACCCTTGTTTGATTTATCTCAGCTTTTGGCTTACAGAAATGGCCTCTTTTCCCCTGATCAAGTCCTAAACAAAATTGAAGACTGCAGTATCAGAGAACTG GTCACTCAGATGGTCCATCGCGAGCCAGATAAACGTTTAGCAGCTGAAGATTATTTGAAACAGCAACGTAACAATgcatttcctgaaatattttacacttTCCTTCAGCCTTACATGGCCCAGTTTGCCAAGGAAACGTTTGTATCGGCAGATGAGCGTATATTGGTCATACGTAAAGATCTGGACAACATCATTCACAATCTCTGTGGGCATGATCGCACAGAGAAAGCCGAGGGAGAGACAAAAGAGAATGGGCTGGTTATTCTAGTGTCTGTGATAACTTCCTGTTTACAGACTCTCAAATACTGTGATTCAAAGCTGGCTGCTTTGGAACTGATTCTTCATTTAGCACCAAGATTAAGTGTAGAGATTCTTCTGGATCGTATTACTCCTTATCTGTTACATTTCAGCAACGACTCTGTGCCCAGGGTGAGGGCAGAATCTGTGAGGACACTAACTAAAGTTCTTGCTCTCGTCAAAGAGGTGCCACGCAATGATATTAACATTTACCCAGAATACATTCTGCCAGGCATTGCACACTTGGCCCAGGATGAAGCCACCATCGTCAGACTTGCATATGCTG aaaataTAGCGTTGTTGGCAGAAACAGCTCTGAGATTTCTGGAGTTAGTACAGctgaaaaatctgaatatgGAAAATGAACCAAATGGTGAAGAAATGGATGAAACATCTCACCCTAGTGATAACTATGACACAG AGTTGCAAGCCTTGCATGAAATGGTCCAGCAGAAAGTTGTGACTTTGCTAAGTGACCCAGAGAATATTGTGAAACAAACACTGATGGAAAATGGAATAACACGTCTCTGTGTCTTTTTTGGACGTCAGAAAGCCAATGATGTTCTTCTGTCTCATATGATCACCTTCTTAAATGACAAGAATGACTGGCATCTTCGAGGAGCTTTCTTTGACAGCATTGTTG GTGTTGCTGCTTACGTTGGCTGGCAAAGCTCATCAATACTGAAACCTCTGCTTCAGCAAGGTCTCAGTGATGCTGAAGAATTTGTCATTTATAAAGCCCTCAATGCTCTTACTTGTATGTGCCAGTTGGGGCTCTTGCAAAAGCCCCATATTTATGAGTTTGCTTGTGATATCG CACCTTTCCTGTGTCATCCTAATCTTTGGATACGTTATGGTGCAGTTGGATTTATCACCGTGGTAGCGCAGTATTTGAATATTGCTGATGTCTACTGCAAGCTAATGCCATACCTCCATCCTTTTATCACACAACCAATAATACAG ATAGATAAAGAAATAGTCCTGCTAAGTGTACTTAAAGACCCTGTCAGCCGTTCCATATTTGATTACGTCTTAAGATCAAAGGATATCACAAACCTCTTCCGACACCTTCAGATGCGTCAGAAGAAGAGGAATGGTGCTCTCCCTGACTGCCCACCCCCAGAGGACCCTGCCATTGCACAGCTGTTGAAGAAGCTACTTTCACAA GGGATgactgaggaggaagaagacaaACTGTTAGCACTGAAAGACTTTATGTTAAAATCAAATAAAGCTAAAGCCAATATCGTGGATCAGAGCCACCTGCATGACAGCAGTCAGAAAGGGGTGATTGACTTGTCAGCTCTGGGAATAACTGGGAGACAAGTGGAtcttgttaaaacaaaacaggagcCTGATGATAAACGTG CTAGAAAACACGTAAAGCAGGATTCAAATGTAAATGAAGAATGGAAAAGCATGTTTGGCTCCCTGGAACCAACTAACATCTCCCAGCCAATACCCAAAGGACATGGGCAAACTACTGATCCTGAAGCCATCCAGGCTGGGAAACCACTTCGTTCCGAGTCCTCAGCTGGCATTTGTGCCACTTTGTCATCCTCCCCACAG GCATCTGATGGAACAATTGTTCAACCCCGGAAACCAACCATACAGGTACTGAGCAGTACAGCGTCCCCATCTGCACACCAGTTACGCATCACCACTTGCAAAACTGAACTTCAGCAGCTGATCCAGCAGAAGAGAGAACAGTGTAATGCAGAGAGACTTGCCAAACAGATGATGGAGAATGCTGAGTGGGAGAGCAAGCCCCCACCTCCAG GATGGCGTCCCAAAGGATTGTTGGTAGCTCACCTTCATGAACACAAGTCTGCAGTGAACCGCATTCGGGTCTCTGATGAACACTCCATTTTTGCCACTTGCTCAAATGATGGCACAGTGAAAATCTGGAACAGccaaaaaatggaaggaaaaactACTACAACCAG ATCAATTTTGACATACTCTCGGATTGGAGGACATGTAAAGACACTTACATTCTGCCAAGGCTCGCATTACTTGGCTATAGCTTCGGATAATGGTGCCATCCAGCTTCTTGGTATTGAAGCTTCAAAGCTCCCTAAATCTCCTAAAATTCATCCAATACAAAGCAG GTCCTTAGATCTGAAGGATGATGGCTGCGTGGTAGACATGCATCATTTCAATTCAGGAGCTCAGTCTGTACTGGCTTATGGTACAGTTAACGGATCTCTGGTTGGATGGGATTTGCGATCTAGCAGCAACGCTTGGACACTGAAACATGATTTGAAATTAGGCCTCATAACTTCATTTGCTGTGGACATACACCAATGCTGGCTGTGTATTG GAACCAGCAATGGTACCATGGCATGCTGGGACATGAGGTTTCAGTTGCCTATCTCCAGCCATTCTCACCCTTCCAAGGCCCGAATCAGACGCCTGCTCATGCATCCTGTCTATCAGTCCTGGGTAATTGCAG CTGTTCAAGGCAATAATGAAGTCTCCATGTGGGATATGGAAACTGGCGATCGACGCTTCACTTTGTGGGCCAGCAGTGCGCCTCCTCTTTCAGAACTGCAG CCTTCTCCTCATAGCATCCATGGAATATACTGTAGTCCAGCATCTGGTAATCCCATATTACTGACAGCAGGCTCAGACATGAAAATAAG gTTTTGGGATCTAGCCTACCCCGAGAGATCATATGTTGTTGCCGGAAGTTCTAATTGCCCATCTGTTTCCTACTACAGGAAGATAATTGAGGGCACGGAGGTGGTTCag GAAattcaaaacaagcaaaaactgGGTCCCACTGATGAGACCCCTCGGAAGGGTCCAGAGTCTCTCCCCGTTGGACATCATGATATTATCACAGATATCGCAACTTTCCAGACCACACAAGGATTTATAGTAACTGCATCAAGGGATGGAATTGTCAAAGTGTGGAAATAA